In Phragmites australis chromosome 17, lpPhrAust1.1, whole genome shotgun sequence, the following are encoded in one genomic region:
- the LOC133897318 gene encoding cellulose synthase A catalytic subunit 9 [UDP-forming]: protein MEASAGLVAGSHNRNELVLIRGHEDPKPLRALSGQVCEICGDEVGLTVDGDLFVACNECGFPVCRPCYEYERREGTQNCPQCKTRYKRLKGSPRVEGDEDEEDIDDLEHEFNIDDENQKQLQLQGGMQNSHITEAMLHGKMSYGRGADDGEGNNTPQIPPIITGSRSVPVSGEFPVGNGYGPGELSSSLHKRIHPYPVSEPGSAKWDEKKEVSWKERMDEWKSKQGILGADPDDMDADVPLNDEARQPLSRKVSIASSKVNPYRMVIVIRLVVLAFFLRYRILHPVPDAIGLWLTSIICEIWFAISWILDQFPKWFPIDRETYLDRLSLRYEREGEPSLLSAVDLFVSTVDPLKEPPLVTANTVLSILAVDYPVDKVSCYVSDDGASMLTFEGLSETAEFARKWVPFCKKFSIEPRAPEFYFSLKVDYLKDKVQPTFVQERRAMKREYEEFKVRINALVAKALKVPAEGWIMKDGTPWPGNNTRDHPGMIQVFLGHSGGHDTEGNELPRLVYVSREKRPGFQHHKKAGAMNALIRVSAVLTNAPFMLNLDCDHYINNSKAIREAMCFLMDPQVGRKVCYVQFPQRFDGIDMHDRYANRNTVFFDINMKGLDGIQGPVYVGTGCVFRRQALYGYNPPKGPKRPKMVTCDCCPCFGRKKRKHAKDGLPEGTADVGMDSDKEMLMSQMNFEKRFGQSAAFVTSTLMEEGGVPPSSSPAALLKEAIHVISCGYEDKTDWGLELGWIYGSITEDILTGFKMHCRGWRSVYCMPKRAAFKGSAPINLSDRLNQVLRWALGSVEIFFSRHSPLLYGYKNGNLRWLERFAYINTTIYPFTSLPLLAYCTLPAVCLLTGKFIMPSISTFASLFFIALFISIFATGILEMRWSGVSIEEWWRNEQFWVIGGVSAHLFAVVQGLLKVLAGIDTNFTVTSKATGDEDDEFAELYAFKWTTLLIPPTTLLVINIIGVVAGISDAINNGYQSWGPLFGKLFFAFWVIVHLYPFLKGLMGRQNRTPTIVIIWSVLLASIFSLLWVRIDPFIVRAKGPDVKQCGINC, encoded by the exons ATGGAGGCGAGCGCCGGGCTGGTGGCCGGCTCGCACAACCGGAACGAGCTGGTGCTGATCCGGGGGCACGAGGACCCCAAGCCGCTGCGGGCGCTGAGCGGGCAGGTGTGCGAGATATGCGGCGACGAGGTGGGGCTCACGGTGGACGGCGACCTCTTCGTCGCCTGCAACGAGTGCGGCTTCCCGGTGTGCCGCCCATGCTACGAGTACGAGCGCCGGGAGGGCACGCAGAACTGCCCCCAGTGCAAGACCCGCTACAAGCGCCTCAAGG GGAGCCCGAGGGTGGAGggggacgaggacgaggaggacatCGACGACCTGGAGCACGAGTTCAACATCGATGACGAGAATCAgaagcagctgcagctgcagggAGGCATGCAGAACAGCCACATCACCGAGGCGATGCTGCACGGCAAGATGAGCTACGGGAGGGGCGCCGACGACGGTGAGGGCAACAACACCCCGCAGATCCCGCCGATCATCACCGGCTCTCGCTCCGTGCCG GTGAGCGGTGAGTTTCCGGTAGGCAACGGCTATGGCCCTGGCGAGCTCTCCTCTTCCCTGCACAAGCGCATCCATCCCTACCCTGTGTCTGAGCCAG GGAGTGCGAAGTGGGACGAGAAGAAAGAAGTGAGCTGGAAGGAGCGCATGGACGAGTGGAAGTCCAAGCAGGGCATCCTTggcgccgatccggacgacatGGACGCTGACGTGCCGCT GAACGACGAGGCGAGGCAGCCGCTGTCGAGGAAGGTGTCGATCGCGTCGAGCAAGGTGAACCCGTACCGGATGGTCATCGTGATCCGGCTCGTCGTCCTGGCCTTCTTCCTCCGGTATCGTATCCTGCACCCCGTGCCGGACGCCATCGGCCTGTGGCTAACCTCCATCATCTGCGAGATCTGGTTCGCCATCTCCTGGATCCTCGACCAGTTCCCCAAGTGGTTCCCCATCGACCGCGAGACCTACCTCGACCGCCTTTCGCTGAG GTacgagagggaaggggagccgTCGCTGCTGTCGGCGGTGGACCTCTTCGTCAGCACGGTGGACCCGCTCAAGGAGCCCCCGCTGGTGACCGCGAACACCGTGCTCTCCATCCTGGCCGTGGACTACCCGGTGGACAAGGTCTCCTGCTACGTCTCCGATGACGGCGCGTCGATGCTGACGTTCGAGGGGCTCTCCGAGACCGCCGAGTTCGCGCGCAAGTGGGTGCCGTTCTGCAAGAAGTTCAGCATCGAGCCCCGCGCCCCCGAGTTCTACTTCTCGCTGAAGGTCGACTACCTCAAGGACAAGGTCCAGCCGACGTTCGTCCAAGAACGCCGCGCCATGAAG AGAGAGTACGAGGAGTTCAAGGTGCGGATCAACGCGCTGGTGGCGAAGGCGcttaaggtgccggcggaggggTGGATCATGAAGGACGGCACGCCGTGGCCGGGGAACAACACCCGCGACCACCCCGGCATGATCCAGGTGTTCCTGGGCCACAGCGGCGGCCACGACACCGAGGGCAACGAGCTGCCACGCCTCGTCTACGTCTCCCGTGAGAAGCGCCCGGGCTTCCAGCACCACAAGAAGGCCGGCGCCATGAACGCTCTG ATCCGTGTCTCCGCCGTGCTGACAAACGCGCCGTTCATGCTCAACTTGGATTGTGATCACTACATTAACAACAGCAAGGCCATCCGGGAGGCCATGTGCTTCCTCATGGATCCTCAGGTCGGCCGCAAGGTCTGCTACGTGCAATTCCCGCAGCGGTTCGACGGCATCGACATGCATGATCGATACGCTAACAGGAACACCGTCTTCTTCGAC ATCAATATGAAGGGGCTGGACGGAATCCAAGGACCGGTGTACGTCGGAACAGGGTGCGTGTTCCGGAGACAGGCGCTCTACGGCTACAACCCACCCAAGGGCCCCAAGAGGCCGAAGATGGTGACCTGCGACTGCTGCCCATGCTTCGGCCGAAAGAAAAGGAAGCACGCCAAGGACGGGCTGCCGGAGGGCACGGCCGATGTCG GAATGGACAGTGACAAGGAAATGCTCATGTCCCAAATGAACTTCGAGAAGCGGTTCGGGCAGTCCGCGGCGTTCGTCACGTCGACGCTcatggaggaaggcggcgtccCTCCTTCGTCAAGCCCTGCCGCTCTCCTCAAGGAGGCCATCCATGTCATCAGCTGCGGCTACGAGGACAAGACCGACTGGGGTCTGGAG CTGGGGTGGATCTACGGGTCGATCACGGAGGACATCCTCACCGGGTTCAAGATGCACTGCCGTGGGTGGCGGTCGGTGTACTGCATGCCGAAGAGGGCGGCGTTCAAGGGGTCGGCGCCGATCAACCTGTCCGACCGTCTGAACCAGGTGCTGCGGTGGGCGCTGGGGTCCGTGGAGATCTTCTTCAGCCGGCACAGCCCCCTGCTGTACGGCTACAAGAACGGCAACCTCAGGTGGCTCGAGCGCTTCGCCTACATCAACACCACCATCTACCCGTTCACCTCACTGCCGCTGCTCGCCTACTGCACCCTCCCCGCCGTCTGCCTCCTCACCGGCAAGTTCATCATGCCCTCG ATTAGCACATTCGCCAGCCTGTTCTTCATCGCCCTCTTCATCTCCATCTTCGCGACGGGCATCCTCGAGATGCGGTGGAGCGGGGTGAGCATCGAGGAGTGGTGGAGGAACGAGCAGTTCTGGGTCATCGGCGGCGTGTCGGCGCACCTGTTCGCTGTGGTGCAGGGCTTGCTCAAGGTCCTGGCCGGGATCGACACCAACTTCACCGTCACCTCCAAGGCCACGGGCGACGAGGACGATGAGTTCGCCGAGCTCTACGCCTTCAAGTGGACCACCCTCCTCATCCCGCCGACGACGCTGCTCGTCATCAACATCATCGGCGTCGTCGCCGGCATCTCCGACGCCATCAACAACGGCTACCAGTCGTGGGGCCCGCTCTTTGGCAAGCTCTTCTTCGCCTTCTGGGTCATCGTCCACCTCTACCCGTTCCTCAAGGGGCTCATGGGGAGGCAGAACAGGACGCCTACCATTGTTATCATCTGGTCCGTGCTGCTGGCCTCCATCTTCTCCCTGCTCTGGGTCAGGATCGACCCGTTCATCGTCAGAGCCAAGGGGCCGGACGTGAAGCAGTGTGGCATCAACTGCTGA